The Coriobacteriia bacterium genome segment CCCCGCCGCGACGTCGCCCTACACCGTCAACAAGCAGGGCCACGGTCCGGCGTGGAACAACTCGCTGTTCGAGGACAACGCCGAGCACGGCATGGGCATGCTCGTGGGCTACGAGGCCGTGCGTACCGAGCAGTACGAGAAGAGCTGGGAGCTCGTGAAGCTCGCCGAGGCGGCGGGCGATAACGCGCTGGCCGGCGCGGCCCATGCGTGGCTCGACGCCGTGGGCAAGGCAGCCGAAAGCCGCACGACGGCCGACGCCTACATCGCTGAGCTCTCGCGCGTCGCGGGTGCTGACGGCGAGCTCGGCATGCTGGCGAGCGCGATTCTCGAGCGTAAGGACCACCTGTCGAAGAAGTCTGTCTGGATCTTCGGCGGCGACGGCTGGGCCTACGACATCGGCTACGGCGGCCTCGACCACGTGCTGGCCAGCGGCTTCGACGTCAACGTGTTCGTATTCGACACCGAGGTGTACTCCAACACGGGCGGTCAGGCTTCCAAGGCGTCCAACATCGGCCAGGTGGCTCAGTTCGCCGCCGCCGGCAAGGACATGAAGAAGAAGAGCCTCGCCGAGATCGCGATGAGCTACGGCTACGTGTACGTGGCGCAGGTCGCTATGGGCGCCAAGCCGGCGCAGACGATCAAGGCCATCGCCGAGGCCGAGGCCTACCCGGGCCCGTCGCTCATCATCGGCTACTCGCCGTGCGAAATGCACGCCATCAAGGGCGGCATGGCCAACTGCCAGGCGGAGATGAAGCGCGCCGTCGACTGCGGCTACTGGAACCTGTTCCGCTTCAACCCGGCGGCCGAGCCCGGCAAGAAGTTCATCCTCGATTCCAAGGAGCCGGCCGGCGGCTACCAGGAGTTCCTGATGAACGAGGCACGCTACAGCCGCCTGACCCGCGAGTTCCCGCAGCGCGCAGCCACGCTGTTCGAGCGCAACGAGAAGGCGGCCATGGAGAGGTACGAGCATCTGACCCGCCTGCGCGACCTCCACGACGCGTAAGGTTCTGCAGCACTCCGTCTACTGCGTTGGGCCCGGGCTTACGTAGCGTTTAGTACGCTACGCCCGGGCCCGCCTTGTATCCGGGGCACTGCAAAACCTTACGGGCACCTCGCATCAGTTGCTCCATCTGCGGCATTGCCCGGCGGCTTACGTAGCGTTTAGTACGCTACGCCGCCGGGCGCCTTGCATCTGGGGGACCTCTCGGGGCGCGCCATTGGTAAGACTTGCTACAAAATGGGGCCTCGTGAATTTCGCTGATACGTTTTGTGGCGTTATGTATGACACGAGTGCCCCAGTAGGAATATGCGTAACGCTGTGAGCTGCGGCTTCTCGAAAGCCTCTGCGGACGCCCAGCCTCAAAAACGGTCGCTCATCGTACATAGCGCACGCTTTTGTAGCAGCCGATAACCGCCCCTAAGCCCCTCCAGTCCGATACGTGGTACGAACGTCATACTTGAGATCCGGCTCGCCGATGGCCTCAAAGTGCCTTCGGGCGCAGCGAATCTTCCCGCGCTCAGTATCGTTCACGCGAATGTCGTTATTGCCACCGCCCTTGGTTTCTGTCACGAAGTAGACGCGCCGCTCCCCCTCGATCTCCTGGACGTAGGCCCAGTCGGGGTTATAGCTGCCCAGTGGCGTATCAATCTTGAACTTGCTCGGCAGCTTGGCAAAGACCTTGATCTCCTCCGCCTGATCGAGCTCCACAGCGAATGGCTTCTCGACCGTCGAGGAGTCGTAGACCACATAGTTGTAGAGGCTCTTGGAATGGACCGGCTCCCAAGCATTCTGTCCCAGATACGCCTTGAAGTCACCGGGGTCTAGGTCACGCATGGTATACCACTCGTCATCGGGTAGCTTCGTGTACTTGATACCCTCGGCTATGGCCTGCGCTTTGGCCTTGTTAATCTTTGCCGCTACCTGTGAGAGGAATAGCGCCGGATTCAGCTTGAACTCTTCGAAGCGTCCACAACCTTCGAGGATACGCTTGATGGTAGCCCGTGTGAGTCCCACGGCATCTTGCAGCTCGGCTATGGGATCGGGCAGGTCATACGCCGTCGTTGAATCCATGCGCACAATCGAAGTTGACCGCGCCTCAGCCTCGACTCCACCCTCGCCAACAGACAGCTCGGCCCGTGTCGATATGACCTCGGGCGACTTCACCTCGGGCATCTTCCCTATCTCGGCACAGGCCATCTCAACAAGCTTATCGGAGTCAACGTCCACCTCGAATCGTGTGCGCTTTCGGATACGCTCCCACAGCTCCTGGAACGCAGGGTCAAGCGAAACGTCCTTGGAGAGTTCGACTTCCACCTCCTTGGCCTTGTCCCTGATCTGCAGCTTCTGGGCCTTGCGCAGGATGATGGTCTCGACGGCAGGTTGCGCCCCCTCCATGCCGGCAGGCATAGGCACGCGGCCTTCCTCGGCCGCCTGCTTGAGCTCGGGTGTGATGCTGCCCTTCTTGTCCACGAGGCCCGTCTCTTCGAGAAACTCGAAGAGCCTCCGGCTGCCCACATACCCCAAGCATTCCTCTCGCCCGTCTCCTTGCTCAACAATAACATGCGTAAAAGATTCCGCGGTGAGCACACCGAAGCGATAGCCTTCTTTCTCGAACTCGGTCTGTAGGCCTGACGCGAACTCGTCGTAGCTCTCGTTGGCGATGACGGTGAGTATGTTGACGTCCCTGTCATAGCAGCGCTCGCCATCCTGGTTCACGCACAGCCGCAGACCTCGGCCGATTTTCTGGCGTTTGGTCATGGCGTCCTTCGTCTCCACCAGCGTGCAGATCTGGAAAACGTTGGGGTTATCCCAACCCTCTTTGAGCGTCGAGTGGCTCCAGATGAACTGGATGCGTTTCTTAGCGCGTTCCTCATCGGTATCGCCCGGCGAAGGAAACGAGATGAGCGCCTCTTTGCTGCGCATGATAGTCTCATAGGTCGAGATATCCGCGTTTGTGGTGCCCGAGGTGTTCTTCAACTTCCCCTTGCCATCACGCGAGAAATATCCCGTATGAATCGCAGCTGCGTCCGTATCTAGGGGCACGCCCGCTTTTTCGTAGCATGGCCTCCATCTTGGCATCGCAGCAGCGTACTCCTCCTCGAACATTTGGGCATACTCGCCGCCGCGTACAGGGTCGTAGAGACGGTACTTCTCAACGTCATCAATGAAGAAGAGGCTGAGCACTTTGATGCCTCGTTGCCGCAATGCCAGCTGCCGCTGCAGGTGGTCCTCGATGGTGCGGCGAATCTGCGCACG includes the following:
- a CDS encoding DEAD/DEAH box helicase family protein, with the protein product MALELKYSADQEYQIEAVESACGLFRGQEFMDACFTAGGTEGGTLFEGTNAKYAADALQIGHANGMRLSSRQLEENLHAIQEEWCLPATSVTTDGHLRDFSVEMETGTGKTYIYIRTIYELNRRYGLTKFIIVVPGVAIREGVRKSFESMAKHFGVLYDNTPLEHFVYDGKDMGPVGNFATSASIQVMIINIDSFNSSFQDDGGIEKGNLFHRPSEKLIGGHSPRELVASCNPVVIIDEPQSVDNTPKAKAAIRSLNPLFVLRYSATHKEVYNEIYRLTPVDAFQRGLVKGICVDSVLSQEDLNGSYVRLESVKAKPFTAKLTLDVRQADGSKKRKKLSVKTGDDLYIKSGENTDYEAGWVVDNISAAEGDEWVEFQNGEVIKLGQAVGDIPAEAVKRAQIRRTIEDHLQRQLALRQRGIKVLSLFFIDDVEKYRLYDPVRGGEYAQMFEEEYAAAMPRWRPCYEKAGVPLDTDAAAIHTGYFSRDGKGKLKNTSGTTNADISTYETIMRSKEALISFPSPGDTDEERAKKRIQFIWSHSTLKEGWDNPNVFQICTLVETKDAMTKRQKIGRGLRLCVNQDGERCYDRDVNILTVIANESYDEFASGLQTEFEKEGYRFGVLTAESFTHVIVEQGDGREECLGYVGSRRLFEFLEETGLVDKKGSITPELKQAAEEGRVPMPAGMEGAQPAVETIILRKAQKLQIRDKAKEVEVELSKDVSLDPAFQELWERIRKRTRFEVDVDSDKLVEMACAEIGKMPEVKSPEVISTRAELSVGEGGVEAEARSTSIVRMDSTTAYDLPDPIAELQDAVGLTRATIKRILEGCGRFEEFKLNPALFLSQVAAKINKAKAQAIAEGIKYTKLPDDEWYTMRDLDPGDFKAYLGQNAWEPVHSKSLYNYVVYDSSTVEKPFAVELDQAEEIKVFAKLPSKFKIDTPLGSYNPDWAYVQEIEGERRVYFVTETKGGGNNDIRVNDTERGKIRCARRHFEAIGEPDLKYDVRTTYRTGGA